Proteins co-encoded in one Microbacterium hydrocarbonoxydans genomic window:
- a CDS encoding long-chain fatty acid--CoA ligase — MTSTDVGVVRQLERLARFHGDDTAIIYEGSALSYAELREMVARLAAGLRADGIGPGDRVAYAGLNSLTFLVAYIAAGWVGAAYVPLNFRLAGAELRLIMLDARPDVLIAEPAQAAVIEEFLPELGIRRPLVVDDDPAIPEAPTTAAETWQSYADFRTAHAASAPPVVRTEDDLAVVLYTSGTTGRAKGVELTHGNIWWNWVNVDSVVDTRAGDVSLAIAPLFHIGGLNAVTLRTLTRGGTVVIRRAFDPAQTLVDLVQHRVNSMFVVPAMLAAIRRTPGFDDADLSALRSTIAAGAPVPPALIESYARKGVSLQQAWGLTETSPFSTYLESAMTLEKLGSCGIPMPYTEVKVVDPATLDDVAEGSGELWVRGPNVSRGYWNNPEATAAAFTPDGWFRTGDLGYRDTEGYFFIVDRLKDMIISGGENVYPAEIENVLSGHPQIEDVAVIGVPDDKWGEAVCAVVKLAEGMLTLDEVRDFAALSIARYKLPTRLILRDVVPRNGAGKLDKPTIRVQAQEYLRMHGTTVETASFTETITLPHARR, encoded by the coding sequence ATGACCAGCACCGATGTGGGCGTCGTGCGACAGCTCGAGCGCCTCGCACGCTTCCATGGCGATGACACGGCGATCATCTATGAAGGCTCGGCTCTGAGCTACGCGGAGCTGCGCGAGATGGTCGCGCGCCTCGCCGCGGGGCTCCGCGCCGACGGCATCGGCCCGGGGGATCGGGTCGCGTATGCGGGTCTGAACAGTCTGACCTTCCTCGTGGCATACATCGCGGCGGGCTGGGTCGGTGCCGCCTACGTTCCGCTGAACTTCCGCCTCGCCGGTGCCGAGCTGCGACTGATCATGCTCGACGCGCGCCCCGACGTGCTGATCGCCGAGCCCGCGCAGGCGGCGGTCATCGAGGAGTTCCTGCCCGAGCTCGGCATCCGCCGCCCGCTTGTCGTCGACGACGACCCCGCGATCCCCGAGGCCCCGACGACAGCAGCCGAGACCTGGCAGTCGTACGCCGACTTCCGCACCGCGCACGCCGCCTCGGCCCCGCCGGTCGTCCGCACCGAAGACGACCTCGCCGTCGTGCTCTACACCTCGGGCACGACCGGCCGCGCCAAGGGCGTCGAGCTCACGCACGGCAACATCTGGTGGAACTGGGTCAACGTCGATTCGGTCGTCGACACCCGGGCCGGCGACGTGAGCCTGGCCATCGCCCCGCTGTTCCACATCGGCGGCCTCAACGCCGTGACCCTCCGCACCCTCACGCGCGGTGGCACCGTCGTCATCCGGCGTGCCTTCGATCCCGCGCAGACGCTCGTCGATCTCGTGCAGCACCGCGTCAACTCGATGTTCGTCGTGCCTGCGATGCTCGCCGCCATCCGGCGGACGCCCGGCTTCGACGACGCCGACCTCAGTGCGCTGCGATCGACGATCGCCGCAGGCGCGCCGGTGCCGCCCGCCCTGATCGAGTCGTACGCGCGAAAGGGCGTCAGCCTGCAGCAGGCCTGGGGACTGACCGAGACCTCCCCTTTCTCCACGTACCTCGAGTCGGCGATGACGCTCGAGAAGCTCGGGTCGTGCGGCATCCCGATGCCGTACACCGAGGTCAAGGTCGTGGATCCCGCCACCCTGGACGACGTCGCGGAGGGGTCGGGGGAGCTCTGGGTGCGCGGCCCGAACGTCTCGCGCGGGTACTGGAACAACCCCGAGGCCACAGCGGCGGCGTTCACTCCGGACGGCTGGTTCCGCACCGGTGATCTGGGCTACCGCGACACGGAAGGGTACTTCTTCATCGTGGATCGGTTGAAGGACATGATCATCTCGGGCGGTGAGAACGTGTACCCGGCCGAGATCGAGAACGTGCTGAGCGGGCATCCCCAGATCGAAGACGTCGCGGTGATCGGGGTGCCCGACGACAAGTGGGGAGAGGCCGTCTGTGCGGTGGTGAAACTGGCAGAGGGGATGCTGACACTCGACGAGGTGCGCGACTTCGCCGCCCTGTCGATCGCCCGCTACAAGCTGCCGACCCGACTGATCCTGCGTGACGTCGTGCCCCGGAACGGCGCGGGCAAGCTCGACAAGCCGACCATCCGCGTGCAGGCTCAGGAGTATCTGCGGATGCATGGAACGACAGTCGAGACGGCATCCTTCACCGAGACCATCACGCTGCCGCACGCGAGACGATGA
- a CDS encoding IclR family transcriptional regulator, which yields MDSTSNVNSTTDSRQDRSAVDKAIGVMRAFGEDAHLGVGVSELARRAGLSKSTTFRLLATLEGNGVVERVGTAYRLGYLLDDLVSSSATPMHDLTRDTLTPFLADLYEATHLTVQLGALRGAHVVYLNKLEGHQRLRTPSRIGGRMPAYCTAVGKVLLAGDAAATEVALSAPRHAWTPHTIVEERSLLAELDRVRDSGVAHDRGESLETLSCLAAPIRGANGRIVAALSISSDSVSLAEPKFERLLRSVAFQASRTMAVAQQRSRGSLTAVA from the coding sequence ATGGACTCGACCTCGAACGTGAACTCGACCACCGACTCCCGCCAGGATCGATCGGCCGTCGACAAGGCGATCGGGGTGATGCGGGCCTTCGGCGAAGACGCGCACCTCGGCGTCGGAGTCAGCGAGCTCGCCCGTCGAGCGGGCCTCAGCAAGTCGACGACCTTCCGACTGCTGGCGACGCTCGAGGGCAACGGAGTCGTCGAGCGCGTCGGCACCGCCTACCGATTGGGGTATCTGCTGGATGATCTCGTGTCATCGAGCGCGACGCCCATGCACGACCTGACGCGCGACACGCTGACTCCCTTCCTCGCAGACCTCTATGAGGCGACGCATCTCACGGTGCAGCTCGGGGCGTTGCGCGGCGCCCATGTCGTGTACCTCAACAAGCTCGAAGGACACCAGCGGCTGCGCACACCCAGCAGGATCGGCGGGCGGATGCCGGCGTACTGCACCGCGGTCGGCAAGGTGCTGCTCGCGGGCGACGCTGCGGCGACCGAGGTCGCGCTCAGCGCGCCACGACACGCGTGGACACCGCACACGATCGTCGAAGAACGGTCGCTGCTCGCCGAGCTCGACCGCGTGCGGGACTCGGGTGTCGCCCACGACCGCGGCGAATCGCTCGAGACGCTGTCGTGCCTCGCCGCTCCCATTCGAGGTGCGAACGGACGGATCGTCGCGGCCCTCTCGATCTCGTCGGACTCGGTGTCGCTGGCCGAGCCGAAGTTCGAGCGTCTGCTGCGCTCGGTGGCGTTCCAGGCCTCGCGCACGATGGCGGTCGCGCAGCAGCGCTCGAGAGGGTCGCTCACCGCCGTCGCGTGA
- a CDS encoding XRE family transcriptional regulator, translated as MMAAGDVIGRNVRRFRHERGISMSELGARSGLAKQTIVSIESGGGNPTIDTVERIAATLGVSMRALLTELGTDVLLDRGESTVWRRSNRVRVRPLDQSFGSGYVTNSIVKVEAARGRALYAPAGRGSLRHAYVIEGELRIGPTNAVAVAAAGDFVRFPADVEHMLEAITPVALFFSCTTSPQVSMSENEAWF; from the coding sequence ATGATGGCTGCAGGCGACGTGATCGGCCGCAACGTCCGGCGATTCCGGCACGAACGCGGCATCTCGATGAGTGAACTGGGCGCCCGCTCCGGTCTGGCGAAACAGACGATCGTGAGCATCGAATCGGGTGGCGGCAACCCGACCATCGACACGGTCGAGCGCATCGCCGCGACACTCGGTGTGAGCATGCGCGCCCTGCTCACCGAACTCGGCACGGATGTGCTGCTCGACCGCGGCGAGTCGACCGTGTGGCGGCGCAGCAACAGGGTGCGTGTGCGCCCGCTCGATCAGTCGTTCGGATCGGGCTACGTCACGAACTCGATCGTCAAGGTCGAGGCGGCTCGCGGCCGCGCCCTCTACGCCCCTGCGGGGCGTGGGTCGCTGCGCCACGCCTACGTGATCGAAGGAGAGCTGCGCATCGGCCCGACGAACGCGGTGGCCGTGGCTGCCGCCGGAGACTTCGTGCGGTTCCCGGCAGACGTCGAGCACATGCTCGAGGCCATCACCCCCGTCGCGCTCTTCTTCTCATGCACCACCTCGCCGCAGGTGTCGATGAGCGAGAACGAAGCCTGGTTCTGA